Within Quercus lobata isolate SW786 chromosome 5, ValleyOak3.0 Primary Assembly, whole genome shotgun sequence, the genomic segment CAGAGATCTCCGTCTCATTTGGCTCCTATCTGATGCCCAGTCCGTAAGGGTTGGAGGTGATGACTACTACCTGCTTGTTCTccataaatttatacaaaagaCAGATGCCCATTTATGGCATTTTTTATCCCAAGCTTAGAGGGTGATTCTTGAAGTGAAAGTTAATCAGAATCCATATGAGGGTTGGAGTCATTCATGTGACTGAAGCTCCACTTGAGAGGAAAATCTTGTTCTGCAACTGCTTTGGGCAATGCATGTTGAAGGTTGTCACCATAAACAACAATGGATCGGTAAAGGGccttcaattattgaattagtGCTACTGCTATCAAATATCAATAATGATCGAaagattctttcttttcttataatgAATGGTAAGTCTAATGGGTTTTGAGAGCAAATGTGAAGCCCCTAAgaattaggaattttttttttacccaatcaCTGTTTTGCTTCCCATGGTGATTTATTAGGACTAAGAGAGTAGTTATCTGTTTCTTGTGCTTTCGGAAATTAGAAGTTTCAGAACTCAGAAGGGTAGAGGAaccaaaagaaaagggaaaaaaaaaaaaagagaccaaTCTCATATGCAATCAAACCCAGATTTTCCCGGAAActtaaaatgaaaacttttttcAGGGAAAGAAGCTCATATGCTAAGCTTCAAACAACAGCTGTCGCCCTACCATCATCAACAGTCTACCACCGCCGCCACCAGCCTCCGCTGACTACGATGCCTCTGCCTTCATTGCTTCCACCCCATATGAACTGGGCATCAGATAGTAGCCCAAAGAGATGGAGATCTGAGATCTTgctgattttattttagttagACACCCTTGTCTATTCCCCTCTATCTGGCTGAGGTTTATTTTCTGATAAGTACCATCTTCTGGCTGAGTTAACACAggcttataatatatatttatatatatatatataacgttAGTTTACTTAACACAGTTAAGGTTGCTCTAGTTAAGTTGTTGGGTTGAGATGTTGGCTTTTAATTGAGGTGGCAAGGCCTACACCCTTGATTTATTTCAGAAAGATCCTGTCCATAAAATGGACACACTCCATTTCAAAGAGAAATGGAGAGGATTCAGATCTGTAATCAGACTAATGCCTTATTCAGTTGGTTGTTTCATTCCTGTATGAGAAACAAGGTTAATTATAGAAAGAAAGCATTGATATGATCATTATCAAAACTAATTGTTTTTCAATACATGATTTATAATTGTCTTCAGGAATTGGAATAGATGGAAAGAGTGGAGGCAAAATAGACAGCTCCAGCAACAAAGCCAGGCTGCTAGTCCCGATGCTGGCACTCAGATTGCATCAGAGGAGGAGACAGGAGATGTTCCAGATGGAGAGTTGTGCGTGATCTGTCTGATGAGGAGAAGGCGATCTGCATTCATTCCGTGTGGGCACCTAGTGTGTTGCCAACTGTGTGCTATCTCAGTTGAACGTGAAGCCACACCTAAGTGCCCTGTTTGTAGGCAGGAAATACGGAACTCATTGCGGATATATGATACCTGAGGAAAAGAGTTACTGTTTCTTGAATTAGCACACTGATGAGGAGTTTGTTGAGAGTCACTGTATTTGTCAAAGTGACATGTAATGATTGGTCTTTTGTTTATGAGGTTAAGAGTTCTAAAGAGGTACAGtaaaccttttttttggggtgaaaGTTAGGTTTATAGGAGTATCTAATGTGAATATACCTAGCAAAGTGCTGCATATTGCTTTAATTGATTATCGAGACTTGacttacaaaaaattcaaattctataaCAGGTTGGTAGTTGtaaattaatttctttcccCCTTTCTCTGACTTGAAAACTGACTAGAATTATAAAGAATGCTGTTAAAGGGTTGTTTAATATAATTTGTGTGTGATTGGGTCATTGGTTTGATGGAAGAAGCGAATTTGATGAAATCTGGCTGTAAAGGTCAGTCTAGGGGTATTTCACTGGCCTTTTAAGTGGTCCAAGCCTCATCTTTCAAACTCTGTGCTCTATAATGGGCATTCTGAATGGCTTTTCTAGCGGTCCAACTGGTTCTAGCGATAGTAATCAAGCTGCATGACCTGAGGAGGTACCATTGGGCCCCTGTAATGTGCTAGTTGTCTACTTTGTATacaggaaaatgaaaaaagaaatacttAAATATATGTAAAAAGTTCTAGGGCAAATGTGTTATTCTCACTCATTGGCTTTGGTGGGATGGTTggtgttacaacttacaatgGCTGGAGAACACAATGTATacaggaaaatgaaaaagaaacacTTAAATATATGTCAAAAAGTTCTATGGCAAATGTGTTATTCTCATTCATTTGTTTCGGTGGGATGGTTGGTGTTACAACTTGAGATTTATTTCTTATTActagagattttattttatttgctgGCACTTTCATTTATGTGTCATGCTCACCATAATGCACTTAGAAATTCAGCATTTTATTGCAAGTTGGGATTTGGGCATAGGAAAGGTGAAAGCACAACCCTTAAATTAAAGACATAAAGTAGATGCATGCCTTCATATTGTACTGAACCTTATTATGCTTGTTCTGAGTACATCCTTCTTGATAGGAAGTACAatttttattgaagaaaaaagatggACAAAACCCTTGTACACGACAAGTATACAGGAGTGACAGCAATTTAAGTTCTAAAATGACAAAAGTCAAGGAGTTCTTTCAGAATTCATCTATTCCGTGTCCTCAAAAGATTTGAACAAGAATATTCCAAGGATCATTTTTTCAGCCAAGTAGCTGCGAAACAAATAAAGCATATTGCAAGAAGAAAAGACTGCCTAATCAGCCTTTttacatgcatatatatatatatatatatatatgtagctTAATACTCTTAAAAAGTTTACATGGAATATTAGAAAAGAGCAAAATAGAAAGCTGTAACTGTTTTAGTGCCCGTTTGTTTCGGCTTTTTGAGCCCAAAATGCGCGTTTTGAAAAACGCTCAACCAATTTCTGCGTTTGGTAAactcaaaacgcaacttttttttataaaagttgcgttttgagcaTTGAGAAAAAACGGAGAACAAACGCGGAAGGATTATGGACCCTCAggggtccataaatgaaaatGCGCATAGCGCGTTTTGTATATTACCGTTGcaaatccaaaaattaccgaaatacccaTCAGTCTCTCACGCCCTTATCTCTCATCTGTGTCTtttttcttcgtcttcttcctcTTCGTCTTCCTCTACTTCTTCACCGGTCTACCCccacaatcaacaaaacccatttcaccCTTTGATATTCCGAACATagaatcaacaaaaccaaaccaaaccaaacttaaaatcaactcaaatccggaaaacccatcccaaacccaactcaaaatcaacccaaaatccataaaaagaaaaaccaaaaatcccaaaatccttaTCTTCAgcttcaatcatcttcatcttcatcttcatcatcatcatcatcatcatcatcatcatcatcatcatcatcatcttcttctctggagtgtgaaaaaaaaaaaagaataaaggatgAGTTCTGGCGTTGGTGACGATGGTTCCGATGTGTTCCTCAACAAAGCTCTACCTCCCTCAATAGCATCCTCTCCGAAAGCCTCTCCAACAAACCCAACTCCTCTCATTCTCTCACACCACTTCTCTTTCCCTTCATTCATCACTCCCTTGTTGGACAATGCCTTAGCCGCCTCGCTTTCCATCAATTTCCTCGTCACATTCTTGCCCCTTGAAAGCTGAGCTCGTTGAGTCCAAAAACCTCCACAAATACTCCACTCGTCGTGGGAACCCCTTCGCAAAATCCCCACAATTGTTGCAGCTGCATTCCATGTTGTTTTCACTTAGGATCACACCTTTCGGCTCCATACTCCTTAGCACTCTCAATAACTCGGTTCTTTCATCTTGGGCATTGTGATCTAATCCATGAAGCCTAAACTGCGCGCAAATTATTAAGGTCTCATCAGAGACGGTGTTTATGACTTGCGAATTTAGACATTGGAATGGATAGTCATCGAGCCGGTTGATCTGCAAGTTAACATTCATGAGCTTGGCAAAATTGAGAAGCCTAGTGGAGATGTTGTCACCTGGAGGTCCTATTGAAAATGGCATCTCTTTGTTTTGATCATTTTCAGTAGTTTGTGCTATGATTGTGATACGGACTAATGGAGGTGGCCCTCCTGGCCTGCGACTCAAGGCCTCAAGCAGTGTTGGCCATTGAACACCATGTGAGACCCCAATATCAAGAATGTGAAGATTGCCCGAGCGGTTAGGCTCTTGAGCTAGGATTTGGAGGATAGAAGCGTTTGCTATGTTGTTAGGAAAGGCGAACCAAGGACTAACCTCATTGAATTTGAGCAACGATTGTTGGAAGATACGTGAATCTGTGGAAGCAAAAGTAAGAACTTTTGGGTCTATTGATGATGTACTACTAGAGGAGGAAGCGGCAGAAGATGAAAAGGAGAATATGTGTTTTGTCAGCGCTTCAAGGCTGTGCCAAGCGAGGCGGCGATTGGCATCACCCTTTGCATCACGGAGCTCCTTAAGGACGTAGAGAAGGTGTTGAACTCGTGACATGTCGTTCTTCATGATGGCTTCGGCGCAAGGATTAAGGAGCTGTTCAGCCCATCTGCCTtccttcttgttgttgttgttgttaccGTTATGACAGTTATTTCCTGTAGACTTATTAGAACTTCTCTTATTTCCAACTGATTTCTTGACTGTCACAACTTTTTGATCTACTGCAGCTGCTGCATCTCCACCCTCTGCCTGCAGGGAGATCCCACGGCTGTGATTCTTCCGATGATGATTTGAAGATGGTTTGGGAAGTGGGTCAGAGgcagtttttcttttcttggatgAATCAGATGGTGATGGTTGGATCATCACTTTGTGTGGAAGTGGTGATTTTGGCAGTGTTGTTAGTGAGATAGGTGAGAGTAGAATTAGTGTCAATTAGATCTTGGCCTATGTTTTGGCTTTCATCCCACCATCCTGAATTGTAATAATCATCCATGAAAGCTGGAAAGATTGTACCTGTATTGAGCCAATCCATGATTTGATCTGAGGTGGGGTGGTTTGGTTCTGGTTCTCCTATTGTCATAGTGTTTGATAAAAAAGAGAATGTTTttaagagaaggaagagagaaagaatagatgcttttgttttgtttttttgaggttttttattttattttatggtgtAGTACAGTTTGATCATTGACCAAATAGAAGGGGATTGATAGAGGCTTCAGAttttagagtataaaaaaatgaatgaggTAGTGATGCACTTAGAAAGCGACGTAGAGCATTCTCCAAACTGTTCGGGTTCTTTTAAGCTCTAAGGGAAAGCAATAAGTAATGTCTCTTCTGTATTTTGAGTAGTTAGATTATTCTTTTGTGTGTCATGGTGGTTAAAAATTTGCAAATAAAGATGGAAGATAGGACGTTCTTTCctgtttcattattttatttttaaaaacaagaaGTTGGTACCACTTTGGGCACTTGGAAAGACTATGAGTCCCTGCTTAAAATATacatgggttttctctcagGATCAAAtgctctttatttatttatttatatagtttAAAATTGATCATCAACTCTTCGAAAACTGATCAATCattgagttttattttcttgattgttGTTAATTTATCTGGGTTTTGGATTCTTGTTTGGGGGTAAGTAACATGTAATCTGTCTGTCGCAAGTTTTAACATTCATTGTTTTTCATCAGTTTTCATGTGGATAATATGTACTGTGATATCCTATTTTTtattacccccaaaaaaaggtTCTATTATCTCTCTATCTTTActaaatttagttaaaaaatgCTTTGGGATTGAACCAGCAGTAAGCTTACCTAATACCCTTTTATTCTGGGGAGGTGATGTTTAATCCAAGATTCATTGGAAGGCAACAAATTTCTAGGGCTGTGCATTTAGCCATTTACAAACCAATCTAATCCAACTGGATgtctcaaatttattttttgagtggTTGGGTAACTTGGGTTGAAGAGAGGTACCGTACGTTGGGTTGTATTTAAGATTTATCAACTTGTGGAGGTCAGTGAAATTTCTGATTTAGACCCCAAAAATTTAAGCAGTGGAGTAAAGAATTACTGGATTGATTTTCAGATAAGTACAAAGTTAACAATTTGATAGATTGCACAATCACAGTAAGTCtcaccaaaatcaaaaatactattaaaaaaaaaaaagcaatataaaGCACATAgtgatgaagtgaaaaacttttgaaaactcttcaaatgaaaaaccattttaaGGTATCCAACCCCATAGAAAAATTTACTAAAGAATGAACAATTACAATAGTCTAGACTTTTAGAACCTTTGTAAAATATACTCTTTAGTATTTACCTTAGTAAATATCCCATTCGTCTCTCTCCAATTCTATAATCTTTCCATGAACGAACATGTTCATAACAATTGGAACTTTGGTACTCCAAAGAACTCTTTGAATGTTTACTtgttggctatatatatatatatatataaaagcagagacctaATATGAGAGAATATTAGGTTTCTTATATATGTGACACATACTTTGAGATTCTCTTTATTTAGGCTCccacacaacaaaatttatattttatccaAGTTATAGTTTATTGATTTAGCCAATGGAATAAATACATATATTGATTGTCTATAGTTATgtactaattatttatatgaaaGGAATTTTATGtgcttatttttatatattttatataagaaattatttttaattggaataataatactaataatataaagtgtgttttgttgAAGGATATTTTAATTACATAAAAGCATGACCCTTACAAGaataaatatttgtgaattcaatcaaattaatttcaattCTTTAGATTTCCTAACTCATTTCAATGACATgtaatgtaaataaataatatatatatatatatatatatggaaaaaaaaacatcttagtatttattctatgtaattaaaaaaagtaataatatgatggatacatttattttttatatttattattttaagcgATACATTAActatttaaatataatgaaattttgatgtcatttttctaagatttatatgagaaaaaattgatttgaaatatggtattCTTACTCAAATTTAGTTtcttttgcaacaattgaaacgaagtctaacaaaagaaaaaaagaaattcataacacacaatcaagaatgtaaaaaatataattgaaggatatttgcaacttcattttatcaaaatgatattAACATTGTTGACTAGGCAAGAAATATGCCTAGCTATATTAATTAACatatcatgcaatttttaaattttcaaacacaTATAATATGATCAAATCACTAACTACTTTTGTTATCTTTctattttatgtataaaatagAACACTAAAGCTTACAttacaagaaaaattattgaaatattggaggaAACTAATAACTATTAAGTGATATTAgtatcaataaaattcaaaatgcaTTGCACACTGTGCAAAAATTTGGTATAAAGCAAATTGATTTGATACAGCCAATGAAGAGTTCTAGGAAAAAGAAGATTACataccaaaaaatttaataattgtgGATAAATATGGTTATGGAGTTGAGTATTGGATCACAGTGTTTGTTTCATACTTAATGGTGTTGTTTGTGATTAAGGTGTTAGTAggaatttactttttctttatatattagggataattacactttacccacctgtggtttaccTCTAATTTAatgtgcctacccgtggtttaaattTTAACACTTTACTCACTTGTGATTCCCACTGTTACTgtgccgtaacccacctctccctcctccgttactctaacacagaatatgcaaaaaacaaaagcttCTTAAGATCCAAACACAGTAACAGCTGCTCCGATTTgatctattaattttttcagTCTCAGATTTGATCTGTTAAAAATGGTTGTAAAGTTTAAATTATAGATCTACTTTATAGGTTTCTACATGGGTCTCGTTTGGATGATGAGAAAATGTAGgaaatggaaaggatttgaatgtCAAAGTTTCCATTTTTATCAATGGGATTAAAGAATTTCCATTTTTGGGATCTGGGAAAATGGATAGCTTATCTCAACCGAGCTGGGTTTTAGGATTTGGCTCAGTTTGATTTGTGAGATCTTCATTTCCTATGGATATGGATGGAGCTGAAGGAAAAAGATACATTTTTcgatatatatttttccttcattttctcagTAGCCAAACAGGGGCTTGATCTGTCTTTTGATGGGGAGATCCAGTTGatgcttttcattttttgtatttagctTATAAGTCATCAACACACTTCAACTTCCATTAACTTCAGAAGGTGTCTTTGCCACAATGGACAATGCGTGTAGTCCACTCTGTAACTCATCTTGCAACAAACCATAAACAAGCCTATGCCTTCTAACCAAACTTTTCCCTTCAAACTCTTTAGACACAACTTTTACATTAAAATGTGTCTCCCCATCACTTCCTCTAACACCAGCAAGCCTGGCATGCTAATAAGAGATATCTTCCACTTCTATGGCCACCGGACTAAGCTCCCTCTCCAATTTCTCCTTTATTCTAGTCCCTCTACTCCCCAAACCACCTGAATTCGAACTCACCGGGTTTCTTTCTCCACCCACCTCAGAATCCAATTCAACATTCACATTTCCATCTTTGCTATCTACTTTCAACCTCGAATTCGATACCCCAACTGGAGTTTCTTCAACACCCAGATCAGAATTCGATCCAAAGTTCACATTTTCAACACTGTCATCCATTTTCAACCCCTAATTCTTGCCCTTTTCGGCTTCCACTGCCAACTGAAGTGCCTTCTTCTACATCAACCTCAACGTATTCTATATTTGCCTGATGAATTAAAGACGAGATGGGAATGAGTGAGTTTTGGGAGTGAGTGTGTTTTGATCTgaaaaagtttttgttttttgcataTTCTGTTTTAGAGTAACGGAGAagggagaggtgggttacggcacAGTAACGGTGGGAATcataggtgggtaaagtgtcaaaatttaaaccatGGGTAGGCACatcaaattagaggcaaaccacatgtgggtaaagtgtaattatccctatatattattatgatgttctctatatattacttttgtttataaattttgtttagagAACTTTCTACAAGTGAACTAATGTAGATTGGAGAATGAATTGAAGCTAATGCAAACATACGACCAAAAGTTAGTTTTTATTAAACCTAAACGTTttacatatatttaataaaacaaAGGATTATAAGCATCATTAAGATCTGATAGGATTATTAAATAGTCATATAACATAAGTGCAATATAGCTTATGCACCTTAAAGTTTGTTCTCTACAATCCACTTGTTTGGTTAATTGGTTTAGCCTTATTTTATGAGattccaaaaattttaatactagGATTTGTGGtaagtttcaattttaagtGGAAATTGAGTTTAATCTTGATGTAAAATATGTATTCTTGCATGATCAATTTCCTTTGTAGTTATTGTTGCATGCATATGTTGCACATTTTGTATGACTTAGATTCAAGAATTGTGTGTCATTTCTTACTTTGGTGAGTCTCTATTGAGCAAATTTAACATTTTGAGGATTTTACATCCATTCAAAAAGATGAATGTGTCACGGAAGTGAATATTATGTTCTTTCAGTGCCTTTTAAAGAGTATAGATAAGTTATTTTAACTTTATTACTTTTAGATGAATTGCACGAGACTAATTAATAATCTTTCTCTAATTGTGTTTCTTACACAATTATATATGATTAAagtgtatatttttttaaatggcatTGTGAGATtaagtttgtaattttgaactaaaattttttttcctattcatTTTCAAGTTGATGTCTCTTcatgcaaaataaatttttaatttttattaatctaACCCATGCATTGCACATATTAGCAACTAGTATTAACAAATACATCAATCCCAAGCAACACCATCTACCAAGTTGGGTCATTGCACTTGTGAGGACACACTATATTATGGTGTGATCACCCATCACAATCTTATACTAAAATTACTACCAATGAACTCACTAAATgaggtttatgattttttttttggatgaacaaCACTCTAGAAAAATGTCATGGCTAAGGCTTATAGAGAATAATGTTTAGAAACTCTCGGGGGTGGTCTACTAAGTACTAACAGTATAGACTCAAGGTAGCGAAAGTTTATCAATAAGCTTAGTGAGCATTTGGATACACTAGCATTTGCATTTTCAGCTGGCATCTGCATATTttagtgggtcccgtgcactgttcacgggatcCACAAGTATGGaattcatcaaaattttcattaaaattgtgTCACATggcattattcacac encodes:
- the LOC115989811 gene encoding LOW QUALITY PROTEIN: nodulation-signaling pathway 1 protein (The sequence of the model RefSeq protein was modified relative to this genomic sequence to represent the inferred CDS: inserted 4 bases in 2 codons), whose amino-acid sequence is MTIGEPEPNHPTSDQIMDWLNTGTIFPAFMDDYYNSGWWDESQNIGQDLIDTNSTLTYLTNNTAKITTSTQSDDXQPSPSDSSKKRKTASDPLPKPSSNHHRKNHSRGISLQAEGGDAAAAVDQKVVTVKKSVGNKRSSNKSTGNNCHNGNNNNNKKEGRWAEQLLNPCAEAIMKNDMSRVQHLLYVLKELRDAKGDANRRLAWHSLEALTKHIFSFSSSAASSSSSTSSIDPKVLTFASTDSRIFQQSLLKFNEVSPWFAFPNNIANASILQILAQEPNRSGNLHILDIGVSHGVQWPTLLEALSRRPGGPPPLVRITIIAQTTENDQNKEMPFSIGPPGDNISTRLLNFAKLMNVNLQINRLDDYPFQCLNSQVINTVSDETLIICAQFRLHGLDHNAQDERTELLRVLRSMEPKGVILSENNMECSCNNCGDFAKGFPRRVEYLWRFLDSTSSAFKGQECDXRKLMESEAAKALSNKGVMNEGKEKWCERMRGVGFVGEAFGEDAIEGGRALLRNTSEPSYLAEKMILGIFLFKSFEDTE